The Paenibacillus spongiae nucleotide sequence CTTTGAAGATAGGAAAGATTCTCGGCGTATAAAGTCGATAAAAATACTTGTATATTCAATAACGACTGCTGCAGGATTTGGTGTCTTTTTACTATTGTCCAAAATCGATAACAGGCATTTTTCTATAGCTGATTTCGGTCAGGCGACGATAGGCAAACATGAAATAGTAGCTATAATCCCGCTTATACTTGCAGGAGTATTGCTGGCAAAATTGTATGAGTTCTTTGGATACATTTTGCATAAGATGCTTAAACCGCTTGAGAATTATAAAGTAATTAAAGCCGTTACTGGCGGATTAGTTCTGGGAGTAATAGGTACTATTCTTCCTATTACTTTATTCTCAGGGGAGCATCAGCTAACGGAAGTAGCATCAGAGTGGACGGAGATGTCGATTTATCTCTTATTGATAATAGGCATTGTAAAGTTATTCTTAACGGAATTTTGTTTAGCCTCCGGTTGGCGCGGAGGACATATCTTTCCTATTATTTTCGCAGGGGTAAGCATAGGATATGGAATTGCATTGTTATTTTCATTAGATCCGGTAACCTCCATTGCCGTGATCACCACTTCACTCACAAGCGGAGTGCTCAAAAAGCCAATAGCTGTTGTATTTATTTTAATCATGATATTCCCGGTAAAGCTTATTATACCACTGCTATTAGCAGCATATTTGCCAATGTATCTATTGAAGATCAAATGGAGATAACTCGAATCTGGGTTCGTTGAGCAGTAAGATCAAGTTCAGCCAGTATATTGCGATTGGCGGACATTCATAATGGATCAACCAGTCCATTCAGCAGGTCCGCTAAGTGTTGTCCGCAAGATTTCAGTTAACAGGATAATAGAGGTTTGGCGAGTAAACGGGAATACTCAAATCTATATATTTCTTAATTATTATAGCTCATGCCGTTTAGGCATGAGCTATTAACTCTTTTCAGAGAAGTGATGCAACGAGTGGAGAACTCCGTTGATTTTATAATTGCTAGTTATAGCATACCAGTCTTACACTATGTTTTTGACGGCAGATGCTCGTTTACAATAAATACAAGGAATTCCAGTGGATTGGAGGGGTATAGGACTCTAGAAATAGAGAGTTCGATTGATAGAAATAAAAATAGAAAATTCATAAAAAAGATTTGGAAATAATGTTCAATTTATGATAGGATTGTCTTTGTATTCTTCAGGATATCTAATAAAATAGGTACAAAGAACTGAGTCAAATTACATAATGATTTCATGGAGGAGAGACAATGTCACCCAAATTTCGCCAAGTATCTATCGGACTTCTAGGGCTTACTCTCGCATTATCCCCTGCTAGCGCATTCGCAGATCAATCGAACCCTGATTTCAAGGGCCACTGGGCAGAGAAACAGATTCAAGAATGGATCGCAGCCGGTAATTTAAAGGGCTTCGATGATGGCACGATCCGTCCGAATCAAGTTATTTCCCGTGCAGAATTCATTGCCATGGTAAATCGTTTATTCGAATTGCAAGAAAAAGCGACAATTAATTTCAAAGATTTGCCGGCTACTAACTGGGCATATGGCGAAATTGCAAAGGCTGTGAAAGCCGGTTATGTTGTCGGTTCCAATGATAATCTCATCCGCGCCAATGATTCCGTTACTCGGCAAGAATCCGCCGTCATGATCGCAAGACTGCTTGGTTTGAAATCCACGGAAGAGAATACGCTGCAATCGTTCAAGGACGAGGAAGAAATCGCTGCGTGGAGCAAAGAGAGCGTTGCTGCGCTTGTCCAATATGAAATTGCCAACGGTTTGCCGGGAGCGCTCTTCGGTCCTAAGAAACCTCTCACACGGGCAGAAGCAGTTGTCATGATTCAAGCGGCATTGAATGCTAAGACTGCTTTGGATTCCGTCACCTATGACAAAGCTGGAACCTATGGACCGGAAAGCGGTACGGAGAATGTTAAAGGCAATGTGACTGTCAGCGCGCCAGGCGTGACGCTTCAGAACATGGAAATCGACGGCGACCTGATTTTAGCGGAAGGTGTCGGCGACGGCGATGTAACTTTGCAGAACGTGACAGTTAAAGGCACCACTTACATCAAGGGCGGAGGCGCTAATTCGATCCACCTTGTCGATTCCGTTCTGGTAGAAGTCATCGTAAACAAGAAGGACGGTACCGTTCGCGTTGTAGCAAAAGGATCTACGCAGGTAGAAAGCGTCATTCTTCAGTCTTCGGTAAAGCTTGAAGAGAGCGGCGTGACGGGCGAAGGTTTTACGGATGTCGAATTGTCCAAGCAGCTTCCAGCGGACTCGAAAGTTGAAATCATCGGTACATTCGATGATGTAGATATTCAGGCAACACAAATCCATGTGAAATTGAGCAAAGGTTCCATTGAGAAGTTGATTGCTGCGCAGACGGCTTTGAATAATACCATTGAAGTTGATAGAGAAGCTCTTATAAATCAACTTGTACTGGAATCCATCGCCAAAATATTAGGTACAGGCCAGATCAAGAAGGCTACGATCAGCGAAGGAGCCGAAGGGTCTTCGTTCGAATATGCACCGGCTAGCGTAGACGGTCCGAAGAAAGATAACATTACGATCATCAACAAGTTCCCTCCGTTTACAGGCGGTGGCTCTATCGGCGGCGGCAATGGCGGCAATAACGGTGGCATCGTCACCAACCCGGAACAATACGTTCAGACGCAGGACTTCGGTTACGCGGATGACCAAGAAGGATACAACGTTGGCTTTAAGATTGCTCTGTCCAAGCTTTCTTGGGATAACATTAAGAGCATCGAAGTGTCCCTTCAAGATGCGCAGGGCAGACAATTGGCAAAGCGCACGGCGGCAACTCAAGCTCGTCTGGATAAATTGAAAGCCGATGATGCGTTATACGGCGGTTTGGATGGTCAACTCAGCGCACTGTTTAAACAACGTGATGCGGCAGATGAGAATGAATACTGGGTTAGCACAGCGTATGATCTACTCTCTGTTCCAGCTAAGGCTGTCATTACGATCACAGACAAGAGCAATATGGTTTACACCGTATCGAACAGCAATTTAACCGCTACAGGTCCTGTTAACGTTGCGAATCCTGAACAATACGTAGAGACGCAGGATTTCGGCTACTGGGCTGAAGAAAATGCCTATAACGTCGGTTTCAAGATGGATCAGTCCAAGCTGCCATGGGATAACGTTGCGAGCATCGAGGTGTCCCTCCAAGATGCGCAGGGCAGAGAATTGGCTAAGCGCACTGCGGCAACGGAAGCTCAGCTGAATAAATTGAAAACTGATGACGAGGCAATCGACGGTTTGGACGGACAGCTCAGCGCGGCTTTCATCGAACGTTATGCAGGAGCCGAGAATGATTATTGGGCAAGCACAGCGTATGATTTCACTACACCAGCAAAGGCTGTCATTACAATTAAGGACGATAATAAAAACGTCTACACCGTCACTAACAGCACTTTGGACTCTGAGGCGCCAGAGGCGGAAGAGGCTACCAACTTAGGACATGTGCAGACGCAAGACTTCGCCTATTGGACGGAACAAGCTGCTTATAACGTCGGCTTCAAGATCGACCTGGACCAGCTGCCATGGAATGAAATTAAGAGCATTGAAGTGTCCCTTTTAGATGAGAATGAGAATGTATTGGCAAAGCGCTTAGCGGCAACGCCAGCTCGTCTGAATCAATTAAAAGCCGATGACTTGACATACGGTGGCTTGGACGGCCAGCTCAGCGCAGCCTTTATTCAGCGCGATGCAGCAGCTTCGAATGATTATTGGGAAAGTACGGCATATAATTTCACCGAACCAGCAATGGCTGTCATCAAGATCACGGATAAGGACAATAACTTTTATACGGTGTTTAACGACACATTGAACCCTAAGGCTCCTACAGGACCAGTCAATGTAACGAATCCGGAGGAATACGTGCAGCCCCAGGACTTCGGCTACATGGGAGGGGAAGTGCCAGCATATAACGTCGGGTTCAAGATTGATC carries:
- a CDS encoding chloride channel protein, encoding MKFLGLRNLILYSIIIGGVTGLLTWSFLAVTSLTTRFLWDYLPRSIDVGYWTLIVCIVGGVLVGLCQKYFGSYPRKMEDVVAEFKETKRIDYRSGYKSAITALCVLSFGASLGPEAALVGIVGGLSTWAGDVIKSLVKKKAIENEYGEIIIEYSIEATVGMIFRAPLLGANTFFEDRKDSRRIKSIKILVYSITTAAGFGVFLLLSKIDNRHFSIADFGQATIGKHEIVAIIPLILAGVLLAKLYEFFGYILHKMLKPLENYKVIKAVTGGLVLGVIGTILPITLFSGEHQLTEVASEWTEMSIYLLLIIGIVKLFLTEFCLASGWRGGHIFPIIFAGVSIGYGIALLFSLDPVTSIAVITTSLTSGVLKKPIAVVFILIMIFPVKLIIPLLLAAYLPMYLLKIKWR
- a CDS encoding S-layer homology domain-containing protein yields the protein MSPKFRQVSIGLLGLTLALSPASAFADQSNPDFKGHWAEKQIQEWIAAGNLKGFDDGTIRPNQVISRAEFIAMVNRLFELQEKATINFKDLPATNWAYGEIAKAVKAGYVVGSNDNLIRANDSVTRQESAVMIARLLGLKSTEENTLQSFKDEEEIAAWSKESVAALVQYEIANGLPGALFGPKKPLTRAEAVVMIQAALNAKTALDSVTYDKAGTYGPESGTENVKGNVTVSAPGVTLQNMEIDGDLILAEGVGDGDVTLQNVTVKGTTYIKGGGANSIHLVDSVLVEVIVNKKDGTVRVVAKGSTQVESVILQSSVKLEESGVTGEGFTDVELSKQLPADSKVEIIGTFDDVDIQATQIHVKLSKGSIEKLIAAQTALNNTIEVDREALINQLVLESIAKILGTGQIKKATISEGAEGSSFEYAPASVDGPKKDNITIINKFPPFTGGGSIGGGNGGNNGGIVTNPEQYVQTQDFGYADDQEGYNVGFKIALSKLSWDNIKSIEVSLQDAQGRQLAKRTAATQARLDKLKADDALYGGLDGQLSALFKQRDAADENEYWVSTAYDLLSVPAKAVITITDKSNMVYTVSNSNLTATGPVNVANPEQYVETQDFGYWAEENAYNVGFKMDQSKLPWDNVASIEVSLQDAQGRELAKRTAATEAQLNKLKTDDEAIDGLDGQLSAAFIERYAGAENDYWASTAYDFTTPAKAVITIKDDNKNVYTVTNSTLDSEAPEAEEATNLGHVQTQDFAYWTEQAAYNVGFKIDLDQLPWNEIKSIEVSLLDENENVLAKRLAATPARLNQLKADDLTYGGLDGQLSAAFIQRDAAASNDYWESTAYNFTEPAMAVIKITDKDNNFYTVFNDTLNPKAPTGPVNVTNPEEYVQPQDFGYMGGEVPAYNVGFKIDLTKLSWNNIASIEVSLLDEDENVLAKRLAATETQLAKLKADDVTYGGLDGQLSAAFIQRDAAASNEYWDSTDYNFTEPAKAVIKITDKFNRVFTVSNSNLTPVAPPVAPPVAP